In Candidatus Thermoplasmatota archaeon, one DNA window encodes the following:
- the dph2 gene encoding diphthamide biosynthesis enzyme Dph2, producing the protein MIKSKLNSIDFKKLGGIAEGCRRVLIKLPDGLYYLATEISDFLSSTGTEAIISANTCYGACDFCDDIDGMNIDKIIYIGEAEMPHLMKKYPVQTSFLEVHSKFDVADTVKKAVPLLDGNKIGIVSITPYIRQIGTCIKILEKEGFMPLVGRRSRRTAYDGQILGCDLTAGTSISGQVDSFLYAGDGYFHPLGLSIATKKPVITADPSRGKASKKEIEEMKKKIMNQRYALISKAMDKKNVGILIGEKLGQKRIKLANILKKLAERKGLKSYLISSNNFSPYRLDYMDLDFYVSTSCPRIAMDDSISYKKPILTPIEFEILIGDRKWSDYEFDQIL; encoded by the coding sequence ATGATAAAGTCAAAATTAAATAGCATTGATTTCAAAAAATTGGGCGGTATTGCCGAAGGGTGCAGAAGAGTGCTTATAAAGCTACCAGATGGGCTTTACTATCTTGCCACAGAAATTTCAGATTTCCTTTCCTCAACGGGCACAGAGGCAATAATATCTGCAAACACCTGTTACGGAGCATGCGATTTTTGCGACGACATAGATGGCATGAATATTGATAAGATAATCTATATCGGCGAGGCTGAAATGCCCCATCTCATGAAAAAATATCCTGTACAGACGTCTTTTCTGGAAGTGCATTCAAAATTTGACGTAGCCGATACGGTAAAAAAAGCGGTTCCTCTTCTTGATGGCAATAAAATAGGGATTGTAAGCATAACCCCATATATTCGGCAAATAGGCACATGCATAAAAATTCTGGAAAAAGAAGGTTTTATGCCCCTGGTGGGCAGAAGAAGCAGGCGAACAGCATACGACGGACAGATACTCGGCTGTGATTTAACAGCAGGTACATCAATATCTGGGCAGGTCGACTCTTTTCTGTATGCTGGTGATGGATATTTTCATCCTCTGGGGCTTTCAATAGCAACAAAAAAACCGGTAATTACTGCCGACCCGTCACGAGGCAAAGCAAGCAAGAAGGAAATCGAGGAAATGAAAAAAAAGATAATGAATCAGAGGTATGCACTCATTTCAAAAGCAATGGACAAAAAAAATGTCGGGATATTGATTGGAGAAAAACTCGGGCAGAAAAGAATCAAACTTGCAAATATCCTAAAAAAACTGGCGGAAAGAAAGGGGTTAAAATCCTATCTCATTTCTTCAAATAATTTTTCCCCATACAGGCTAGATTATATGGACCTGGATTTTTATGTTTCAACATCATGTCCGAGAATAGCCATGGACGATTCAATCAGTTATAAAAAACCGATTTTAACTCCCATAGAATTTGAAATTTTGATTGGAGATAGAAAATGGAGTGATTACGAATTCGATCAGATTCTTTAG
- a CDS encoding nitroreductase family protein yields MGNKVIKCIKERRSIRNYLDKELPKEIIDEIISAGRYAPSAENRQPWKFIVVTNRKFIGHLSEEIKKQIEKILKQKWKWKRKFRELNDRQTLLFLNAVASSKNDLICYNAPAVIFIITEDKLFNDESCSCAAQNMMLAARSLGIGSCWIGFAKFLEANKEIMDEIGIPDDYHITSFLIFGYTENVPRPSLRKPTAGVIKWIE; encoded by the coding sequence ATGGGAAATAAAGTAATTAAGTGCATAAAGGAAAGGAGGAGCATACGAAATTACTTGGATAAAGAATTGCCGAAAGAGATTATTGATGAAATTATTTCAGCGGGAAGATATGCCCCCTCTGCAGAAAATAGGCAGCCGTGGAAATTCATTGTTGTAACAAACCGTAAATTTATAGGACATTTATCCGAAGAAATAAAAAAACAGATAGAAAAAATATTAAAACAAAAGTGGAAATGGAAAAGGAAATTCAGAGAGTTGAATGACAGACAGACTTTACTTTTTTTAAATGCCGTGGCCTCATCTAAAAATGATTTGATATGTTATAATGCTCCTGCTGTCATTTTCATTATAACAGAAGATAAATTGTTTAATGATGAATCGTGCTCATGTGCCGCACAAAACATGATGCTTGCAGCCAGGTCATTGGGCATAGGAAGTTGCTGGATCGGATTTGCAAAATTTTTGGAAGCAAATAAAGAAATTATGGACGAAATCGGAATACCGGACGACTACCACATCACGTCTTTTCTTATCTTCGGATATACAGAAAATGTGCCCAGGCCGTCTCTAAGAAAACCGACTGCAGGTGTCATAAAATGGATTGAGTAA
- a CDS encoding Mov34/MPN/PAD-1 family protein, producing the protein MGRIWGIERSCIDLIKESARSVYPKEFAGLLSVGEDKGIISEVVLLPGTISGDSHAIFQLHMAPVDYSIVGTVHSHPSPYPTPSDADLHLFEKYGKVHIIVARPYDDNSWKAYNFKGKDIKLEVVE; encoded by the coding sequence ATGGGAAGAATATGGGGAATTGAGAGAAGCTGTATAGACCTTATAAAAGAGAGTGCCAGGTCTGTGTACCCAAAAGAGTTTGCAGGTTTGCTGTCAGTCGGTGAAGACAAAGGCATAATATCAGAAGTAGTTCTTCTGCCCGGCACAATATCCGGTGATTCACATGCGATATTCCAGCTGCATATGGCTCCCGTTGATTATTCTATTGTGGGTACTGTCCACTCACACCCTTCCCCATATCCAACACCATCGGATGCCGATTTGCATCTCTTTGAAAAATATGGAAAAGTCCACATCATTGTGGCGAGGCCGTATGATGACAATTCATGGAAGGCATATAATTTTAAGGGGAAAGATATAAAACTCGAGGTGGTAGAGTGA
- a CDS encoding cyclic 2,3-diphosphoglycerate synthase — MSRCKVIIMGAAGRDFHNFNVFYRDNENYEVVAFTATQIPDIAGRKYPSELAGNLYPDGIPIRPEEELTRIIKENDIDEVVFSYSDVPYSYVMGRSAVVNAAGADFRLMGPKHSMLKSKKTVIAICASRTGCGKSQVSRKIFEILSKRYNIASIRHPMPYGDLARQICQRFASYEDLDKHGCTIEEREEYEPYVDMGGVVYAGVDYEKILREAEKEADVIIWDGGNNDYSFYKADLYITVVDPHRAGHELSYYPGEVNVRMADIVIVNKVDTADIENIEKVEANIRKINPKAKIIRAESPVVMEHGNLEGNKVLVIEDGPTLTHGGMKFGAGIVAARNIGAEIIDPRPCAEGSIKTAFEKYSHLTNVLPALGYGEKQIEELEKTINRADCDVVISATPIDLKRVLHVDKPILRVRYKMGKDAAKKLENLLNEFEESHLSK; from the coding sequence ATGTCAAGATGCAAAGTAATAATAATGGGGGCAGCTGGAAGAGACTTTCATAATTTTAATGTTTTTTATAGAGATAACGAAAACTATGAAGTTGTTGCATTTACCGCAACGCAGATTCCTGATATAGCAGGTAGGAAGTATCCATCTGAACTTGCGGGGAATCTTTACCCCGATGGAATACCAATACGCCCTGAAGAAGAACTAACCAGGATAATTAAAGAGAATGATATAGATGAAGTTGTTTTTTCTTACAGTGATGTTCCATATTCTTATGTTATGGGTCGCTCGGCAGTCGTAAATGCGGCAGGTGCCGATTTTCGGCTTATGGGGCCAAAGCATTCCATGTTAAAATCTAAGAAAACGGTCATTGCCATCTGTGCATCTAGGACGGGATGCGGAAAGTCACAGGTTTCCAGAAAAATTTTTGAAATACTCAGCAAGCGTTATAATATTGCATCAATCCGTCATCCAATGCCTTATGGTGATCTGGCAAGGCAGATATGCCAGAGATTCGCCTCGTACGAGGATCTTGATAAACATGGATGTACAATAGAGGAGAGAGAGGAATATGAACCGTACGTAGATATGGGCGGAGTTGTTTATGCCGGTGTTGATTATGAAAAAATTTTGAGGGAGGCAGAGAAAGAAGCAGATGTTATCATATGGGATGGTGGAAACAATGATTATTCATTTTATAAAGCGGATTTGTACATTACCGTAGTTGACCCGCATAGGGCGGGACATGAGCTGTCGTATTATCCCGGGGAGGTTAATGTTCGCATGGCAGATATTGTAATTGTGAATAAAGTGGATACTGCTGACATAGAAAACATTGAGAAAGTGGAAGCAAATATCAGAAAAATAAATCCCAAAGCGAAGATTATAAGGGCAGAATCTCCAGTAGTCATGGAACATGGAAATCTCGAGGGTAATAAAGTGCTTGTAATTGAAGATGGTCCAACATTGACTCACGGCGGAATGAAATTTGGGGCAGGAATCGTAGCTGCGAGAAATATCGGGGCTGAAATAATTGACCCAAGGCCTTGTGCAGAAGGTTCCATAAAGACGGCCTTCGAAAAATACTCGCATCTGACGAATGTTTTGCCCGCTCTGGGCTACGGAGAAAAGCAGATTGAAGAATTGGAAAAAACAATAAACAGGGCAGATTGCGATGTGGTTATTTCGGCCACTCCCATAGATCTTAAAAGAGTCCTTCACGTAGACAAGCCCATACTTAGAGTAAGATATAAAATGGGCAAGGATGCTGCAAAAAAACTGGAAAACTTGCTTAACGAATTCGAGGAATCTCACCTTTCCAAATAA
- the mfnA gene encoding tyrosine decarboxylase MfnA, with protein sequence MKEKIFDELKKIGSMDLTFSSGRILGSMCTRPNPVAVKAYRMFIETNLGDPGLFPGTLEIENKVIKMIGKMLHATGSFGGIMTSGGTESNLTALWIFKKMSKKREVIVPEYAHFSFKKASSLMGIRIKTLPSKDYVADAGKLKSMMNRNTACIVGIAGTTNLGLIDPIEEMSEICEKKDVYFHVDAAFGGFAIPFLREMGYTQKKFDFELDGVSSISVDPHKMGMSVIPSGVLLLKERKWFDAISVEPTCTHTKKQMSLLGTRPGASAAATYAVMKYLGKDGYLKVVKKCMDTTFYAAKKLKASGFGLVVEPETNVVGIKVEHAGRVAKKLSEIGWKVGMDEKNRFIRIVFMPHVKKKLIGEFVTDFKSVVS encoded by the coding sequence ATGAAAGAAAAAATTTTTGATGAATTGAAAAAAATTGGTTCAATGGATTTAACTTTTTCATCAGGGCGCATCCTGGGCTCCATGTGTACCAGGCCTAATCCAGTAGCTGTTAAAGCATATCGCATGTTCATCGAGACAAATTTAGGAGATCCTGGATTGTTTCCGGGAACATTGGAGATAGAAAACAAAGTCATAAAAATGATCGGTAAAATGCTTCACGCCACCGGAAGCTTTGGAGGAATAATGACTTCCGGCGGTACCGAATCAAATCTGACGGCTTTATGGATTTTTAAAAAGATGAGCAAAAAGAGGGAAGTTATTGTGCCAGAATATGCTCACTTTTCATTTAAAAAGGCATCATCGCTAATGGGAATAAGGATAAAGACTCTGCCCTCAAAAGATTATGTGGCAGATGCGGGCAAGCTGAAAAGTATGATGAACAGAAATACTGCATGTATCGTTGGTATTGCCGGAACAACTAACCTTGGACTCATTGACCCCATAGAGGAAATGAGCGAAATATGTGAGAAAAAGGATGTTTATTTTCATGTTGATGCCGCATTTGGGGGATTTGCCATTCCATTCCTGCGCGAGATGGGTTACACCCAAAAAAAATTTGATTTTGAATTGGACGGAGTGAGCAGCATATCAGTCGATCCCCACAAAATGGGTATGTCCGTAATACCGTCGGGCGTTCTTTTGCTGAAAGAGCGAAAATGGTTTGATGCCATATCAGTCGAACCCACCTGTACCCATACAAAAAAGCAGATGTCCTTATTGGGGACGAGGCCCGGGGCTTCTGCGGCTGCCACCTATGCTGTCATGAAATACCTGGGAAAGGATGGATATCTAAAAGTGGTGAAAAAATGCATGGATACAACTTTTTATGCCGCAAAAAAGCTTAAAGCATCGGGATTTGGGCTGGTGGTGGAGCCTGAAACCAATGTGGTTGGCATAAAGGTTGAGCATGCCGGGAGGGTTGCAAAAAAATTGTCTGAAATAGGGTGGAAAGTAGGCATGGATGAGAAAAACAGATTCATAAGGATCGTATTCATGCCCCATGTGAAAAAGAAATTAATAGGCGAATTTGTTACAGATTTCAAGTCGGTGGTTTCATGA
- a CDS encoding NosD domain-containing protein translates to MNDKRVSQGLFIISVLVVAALSITFATADGPGTGSTIYVYADGSGDYTTIQSAIDNASDGDTIFVFNGIYYENVIVNKPINLIGENRDATVIDSNGTGDVVNVTADQVNISKFTIRNGSNGIVVSSGNNTISNCNISNNSNSGIMLNHSNNNTIVDNDISSNGVGIRVSTSSSNNIGNCSIFDNMDDGISLTNSANNTLINNLVWRNADGIMIFSSSDNNDIINNNISNNGFGLYLYYADENEIFRNNISSNADDGISITYSSFNIISENNISSNNASYNNNKGVDISSSSNNNIFFHNNLIENNINAMDEGVNTWDNGYPSGGNYWDDFDEPSEGAYDNNSDGIIDTPYSIPGGSNSDRYPFITPVDRIPPFTTCTANGTAGNNGWYVSNVTVNLTAIDNGSRINYTLYCIGGGSWIQYNNSFVISADGSHTVDYYSVDTVGNKESMKSAVVNIDKTSPYIDCYLQPETPDGNNGWYTGNVEVTLSADDNASGVESICYKINQDIWRDYSGYFLIPTEGNHTFTFSARDYAGHETTKSTNIKIDKTAPSVIILAPTEEYVKGIVDIKWNASDNVDPDLNGSISIYFVRENESVEIASGLNNTGEYEWNTFSFEDGHYTLKISAVDEAGNIGNGTSQSFILDNMPPTIVIDQPRGGEVLGGGKNLDIFWNASDDIDKNLDGTIWISYSHDGGYTWNNIVERYANNGYTPYGIGDWEEGTYVLRINATDDAGNTGWAMSGNFTIDTTPPSVTINRPKSGYLYLNIAGREILPSVPISLIPLPYNTVIIGKITIGISASDGLSEIDRVEIDAGDTTKVLYDTPYRFEWNTPMGKCDLTVTAYDMAGNSGEDELMNIFCINL, encoded by the coding sequence ATGAATGATAAAAGAGTATCGCAAGGGCTTTTTATCATATCTGTTCTGGTAGTGGCTGCTTTATCCATCACGTTCGCAACAGCTGACGGACCTGGAACTGGCAGCACGATATATGTTTATGCCGACGGGTCAGGCGATTACACAACCATTCAATCAGCTATCGATAACGCAAGCGATGGCGACACCATATTTGTTTTCAACGGAATATATTATGAAAATGTTATTGTAAACAAACCGATAAACCTTATCGGGGAAAATAGAGATGCAACAGTTATTGACAGCAATGGAACAGGAGATGTTGTCAATGTTACTGCCGATCAGGTGAATATAAGTAAGTTTACAATAAGAAACGGAAGTAATGGAATTGTTGTATCCTCGGGCAACAACACAATTTCCAACTGCAACATTTCAAACAACAGCAATAGCGGCATAATGTTAAATCATTCAAACAATAACACCATTGTTGATAATGATATCAGTTCAAATGGAGTGGGTATAAGGGTTTCTACTTCTTCAAGTAACAACATTGGTAACTGTAGTATCTTTGATAACATGGATGATGGAATCAGTCTGACAAATTCAGCGAATAATACACTTATTAATAATCTTGTATGGAGAAACGCAGACGGAATAATGATTTTTTCTTCCAGTGACAATAATGATATTATAAATAACAACATTTCAAACAATGGATTTGGATTATATCTTTATTATGCAGATGAAAATGAAATTTTTAGAAATAATATCAGTTCAAATGCAGATGACGGCATTAGCATTACTTACTCAAGTTTTAATATCATCTCGGAAAATAATATCAGTTCAAATAATGCCAGCTACAACAATAACAAAGGTGTAGATATTAGCTCTTCAAGTAATAATAACATTTTTTTCCATAACAACTTAATTGAAAATAATATAAATGCTATGGATGAAGGTGTCAACACCTGGGACAACGGCTATCCCTCGGGGGGCAATTACTGGGACGACTTCGATGAGCCAAGTGAAGGGGCATATGATAATAACAGCGACGGAATAATAGACACCCCCTACAGCATTCCTGGCGGAAGCAATTCAGACAGATATCCGTTCATAACTCCGGTGGACCGCATTCCACCCTTTACAACCTGCACTGCAAATGGGACTGCTGGCAATAACGGCTGGTATGTGAGCAATGTAACCGTAAATCTTACGGCAATTGATAACGGCTCCAGAATCAATTATACTCTTTACTGCATAGGAGGCGGTTCATGGATTCAGTATAATAACTCTTTTGTAATATCTGCAGATGGTTCACACACCGTAGACTATTATTCGGTTGATACTGTCGGAAATAAAGAGAGTATGAAGTCGGCTGTTGTAAATATTGACAAAACATCGCCCTATATCGACTGCTATCTGCAGCCTGAAACGCCTGATGGTAATAACGGCTGGTACACTGGAAATGTTGAGGTTACACTTTCAGCAGATGATAATGCATCTGGTGTGGAAAGCATATGCTATAAGATAAACCAGGATATATGGAGGGATTATTCAGGGTATTTCCTTATACCCACTGAAGGAAATCATACATTCACTTTTTCTGCAAGGGATTATGCTGGCCACGAAACGACAAAATCCACGAATATAAAAATAGACAAAACGGCTCCATCTGTTATAATTCTGGCTCCAACCGAGGAATACGTGAAAGGAATTGTTGATATTAAATGGAATGCATCAGATAATGTGGACCCTGATTTGAACGGCAGCATTTCTATATACTTTGTTCGAGAGAATGAGAGTGTAGAGATTGCCTCCGGACTAAACAATACGGGCGAATATGAGTGGAATACGTTTTCTTTCGAAGATGGCCACTATACACTAAAGATTTCTGCTGTTGATGAAGCCGGCAATATCGGAAATGGCACATCTCAATCATTTATACTGGATAATATGCCCCCCACAATAGTCATAGACCAGCCCAGAGGGGGAGAAGTACTCGGGGGCGGGAAAAACCTTGATATCTTCTGGAACGCATCTGATGACATTGACAAGAATCTTGATGGAACAATATGGATATCATACAGCCATGACGGGGGATACACATGGAACAACATTGTGGAAAGATACGCAAATAATGGATATACCCCTTACGGAATTGGGGACTGGGAGGAAGGCACTTATGTCTTAAGAATAAATGCGACGGACGATGCCGGCAATACCGGATGGGCGATGTCGGGTAATTTTACGATAGACACAACACCTCCGAGCGTTACGATCAACAGGCCGAAAAGCGGTTACCTTTACCTGAATATAGCGGGAAGAGAGATACTTCCCTCTGTACCAATATCACTTATTCCTCTTCCATATAATACAGTAATTATCGGAAAAATAACTATAGGGATATCAGCCAGTGATGGTCTCTCTGAAATAGATCGCGTGGAAATTGATGCGGGCGACACTACAAAAGTTTTATACGATACCCCATACAGATTTGAGTGGAATACTCCCATGGGAAAATGCGATTTGACCGTAACTGCATATGACATGGCAGGAAATTCTGGAGAAGACGAACTCATGAATATATTCTGTATAAATCTCTAA
- a CDS encoding NAD(+)/NADH kinase, protein MIWGLVCKPSKQSFSIADKIYPMLGDAMLEKKVAAHLSQPGHSIKEIGKKTDKIVVIGGDGTILMTMKYTTKPVFTINTGAVGFLAEVEANDAVKGMKKVLDGKCFVEERIRIKTLLNGERLPDATNEVTVHVSNIGKILSISLFVNGTVTEEINGDGIIIATPTGSTSYVLSVGGPIVDPSLKTFIAAPISPFRHISAPLVIPADKKLNVKVTGEKKARVVIDGIRAGTLSKKDEMVLSLSDKQSSFIRLEDNFYDKIYKKISFRVKRPENGKNMGN, encoded by the coding sequence ATGATATGGGGCCTGGTCTGTAAACCTTCAAAGCAGTCGTTTTCCATTGCCGATAAAATATATCCCATGCTTGGTGATGCCATGCTTGAAAAGAAGGTTGCCGCCCATCTATCACAGCCCGGTCATTCAATAAAAGAGATAGGGAAAAAAACAGATAAGATTGTGGTTATCGGAGGGGATGGCACCATTCTCATGACCATGAAGTATACAACAAAGCCGGTGTTTACAATAAATACGGGCGCGGTTGGATTTCTGGCAGAGGTTGAAGCGAATGATGCAGTAAAAGGCATGAAAAAAGTTCTTGACGGAAAATGTTTTGTAGAGGAGAGAATAAGGATTAAAACTTTGCTGAACGGAGAAAGGCTGCCAGATGCAACCAATGAAGTAACTGTCCACGTATCCAACATCGGAAAAATTCTTTCCATATCGCTATTTGTAAACGGAACAGTTACAGAAGAAATAAACGGAGATGGTATAATAATTGCTACACCCACCGGCTCAACGAGTTATGTTCTCTCAGTCGGGGGGCCGATAGTGGATCCCTCCCTCAAGACATTTATAGCTGCCCCAATATCTCCTTTCAGGCATATATCTGCGCCTCTTGTCATTCCTGCCGATAAAAAATTAAATGTTAAAGTTACAGGAGAAAAGAAGGCGAGGGTCGTAATAGACGGAATTCGTGCAGGAACACTCTCAAAAAAAGATGAGATGGTTTTATCTCTGTCAGATAAGCAGTCGTCTTTTATCCGCCTGGAAGACAATTTTTATGATAAGATTTATAAAAAAATCTCCTTCAGAGTAAAGAGGCCTGAAAATGGGAAGAATATGGGGAATTGA
- a CDS encoding radical SAM protein yields the protein MKILLVYPKLEHGVTTYEDSKTPFSKLFGNPSLTLPQVAAVTPPKHDVRIIDENFEKVDFDGGYDLVGISVLTMTTPYAYKMADKFRENGVKVVLGGYHPTAMPEEAKQHADSVVMGEAELSWPQLLEDMKKGKLKPFYSIQRIDAEKIPEPRMDLIKHQPLTGCIQMSRGCPNACEFCSTSAFLGRKVRKRPLKAVIEEMKKIPNKLIIFRDASLTTIPNYSRALFKEMIRQKVNKKWIANGNINLLGRDEEFLELARKAGCIAWFVGIESISPASLKEAHKVSNKASEYEKSINVIRKHGISIVAGIIFGFDGDTPDIFDKTLEAMLEWDIDAGEFNILTPYPGTPLYNRLDSEERIFSKDWSKYTQSNVVYYPKNMTPEELMEGTRRVIKGYYTMTQLLKRTYGNIKLSKLSPTSFVLPSINFAMRRYYFREFFS from the coding sequence ATGAAAATACTGCTTGTCTATCCCAAACTCGAGCACGGAGTTACAACCTATGAGGATAGTAAAACCCCGTTTTCGAAACTTTTTGGGAATCCCTCTTTGACACTTCCACAGGTGGCTGCTGTTACCCCTCCAAAGCATGATGTCAGGATAATAGACGAAAATTTTGAGAAAGTTGATTTCGATGGCGGATACGACCTTGTTGGAATAAGCGTGCTTACCATGACTACCCCATATGCATACAAAATGGCGGATAAATTCAGGGAGAATGGTGTAAAAGTTGTCCTTGGCGGTTACCATCCGACAGCTATGCCCGAGGAGGCAAAACAGCATGCGGATAGCGTAGTTATGGGGGAGGCGGAGCTGAGCTGGCCCCAGCTGCTTGAGGATATGAAAAAAGGCAAGCTCAAACCCTTTTACAGCATCCAACGGATTGATGCCGAAAAAATCCCCGAACCCAGAATGGATTTGATAAAACATCAGCCGTTGACCGGATGTATTCAGATGTCCCGCGGCTGCCCAAATGCCTGCGAGTTCTGCTCCACGTCTGCATTCCTGGGCAGGAAGGTGAGAAAGAGGCCATTGAAGGCAGTAATAGAAGAAATGAAGAAGATTCCGAACAAGCTGATAATATTCAGGGATGCATCCCTCACCACGATTCCTAATTATAGCAGAGCTCTCTTCAAGGAAATGATACGGCAAAAAGTTAACAAAAAATGGATTGCAAACGGGAACATAAACCTGCTTGGCAGGGACGAGGAATTTCTTGAACTTGCGAGAAAGGCAGGATGTATTGCCTGGTTTGTAGGTATAGAATCCATATCCCCTGCAAGCTTGAAAGAAGCGCACAAAGTTTCGAACAAGGCAAGCGAATATGAGAAATCAATAAATGTCATAAGGAAACACGGGATATCAATTGTTGCAGGCATCATTTTTGGATTTGACGGCGATACCCCGGATATATTTGATAAAACGCTTGAGGCAATGCTTGAATGGGATATAGATGCAGGAGAATTCAATATTCTGACCCCCTATCCCGGCACACCATTGTACAACAGGCTGGACAGTGAGGAAAGAATATTCTCCAAGGACTGGTCAAAATATACTCAATCAAATGTAGTTTATTACCCAAAAAATATGACGCCGGAGGAACTGATGGAAGGAACAAGAAGGGTCATAAAGGGTTACTATACAATGACTCAGCTACTGAAAAGAACATATGGAAATATTAAATTATCAAAACTGTCACCCACATCTTTTGTATTGCCATCCATAAACTTTGCCATGAGGAGATATTATTTTAGGGAATTCTTTTCATGA
- a CDS encoding inositol monophosphatase family protein, which yields MSEIEKLKGICTEIADEIEAKVKEERKKNFACFGKEIRMGADGTHTQYIDKIAEDIALNVVDKKMNILSEEAGFIDYGMEYTIVIDPIDGTRNAVHDIPFYCTSMAIGKSNLRSIEYALVRNIPAGDTYVAEKGKGAFLNGKKIKVDTALTDPIFSLVLGKSGDEKTWKAVNIYSIRSLGAAALEMCLVASGSINAYFEGKEHLRVTDFAASTLIVREAGGKVFDAKGNILDAGFDLEKRSSVLAVSCEKILEELI from the coding sequence ATGTCAGAAATCGAAAAATTAAAGGGGATATGCACCGAGATTGCAGATGAAATAGAAGCCAAAGTAAAAGAAGAAAGAAAAAAAAATTTTGCATGTTTTGGGAAAGAAATCCGCATGGGGGCAGACGGTACGCACACCCAATACATAGATAAAATTGCGGAAGATATTGCGTTGAATGTCGTAGATAAAAAGATGAATATTCTTTCAGAGGAGGCAGGATTTATCGACTATGGAATGGAATACACGATTGTTATAGACCCCATAGACGGCACCAGAAACGCCGTACATGATATACCGTTCTACTGCACATCTATGGCAATAGGTAAGAGCAACCTAAGAAGTATTGAATATGCACTGGTGAGAAATATCCCTGCCGGTGACACATACGTTGCCGAAAAAGGAAAAGGGGCATTTCTAAATGGAAAAAAGATAAAAGTTGATACAGCACTCACTGACCCGATATTTTCTCTCGTGCTGGGCAAGTCCGGAGACGAGAAGACGTGGAAAGCTGTCAACATATACAGCATAAGATCTCTGGGTGCCGCCGCCCTCGAGATGTGCCTCGTTGCTTCCGGTTCAATAAATGCCTATTTTGAGGGGAAAGAACATTTGCGCGTTACTGATTTTGCCGCTTCGACCCTCATTGTCAGGGAGGCAGGAGGAAAGGTCTTTGATGCCAAGGGGAATATACTAGATGCAGGATTTGATCTGGAGAAAAGGAGCAGTGTTCTTGCGGTATCCTGTGAAAAAATTTTGGAGGAGCTAATATGA
- the hpt gene encoding hypoxanthine/guanine phosphoribosyltransferase: MSKIEESLRNAPIIKKGDYKYVVHPITDGIPCIKPSLLEEVVDNIKDGMPKCDKIVTMEAMGIPIAAALSLKTGIPFTIIRKRSYGLPGEVSVRQVTGYSSSNLFINGIGKGEDIVIVDDVISTGGTLSAVVSALKKMDVNIKKIFIAINKGNIKEVERNIGMSINTIVDIEVNDKVKIK; this comes from the coding sequence ATGAGCAAAATTGAGGAATCTCTGAGAAATGCCCCCATAATAAAAAAGGGGGATTATAAATATGTCGTTCATCCGATTACTGATGGGATACCCTGCATAAAGCCGTCCTTGCTTGAAGAAGTTGTTGATAATATAAAAGACGGGATGCCAAAATGCGATAAAATTGTCACCATGGAAGCAATGGGAATTCCGATTGCCGCAGCCCTGTCTCTAAAGACAGGCATACCTTTTACGATAATACGAAAAAGAAGTTACGGCCTTCCCGGGGAGGTATCGGTACGGCAGGTTACGGGCTATTCCTCTTCAAATCTTTTTATAAACGGCATAGGCAAAGGAGAGGATATCGTCATTGTAGATGATGTGATAAGTACGGGAGGTACTCTGTCTGCAGTCGTTTCTGCCCTCAAAAAAATGGATGTCAACATAAAAAAAATTTTCATAGCCATAAACAAGGGCAATATCAAGGAAGTGGAAAGGAACATCGGCATGAGTATAAATACCATTGTTGATATTGAAGTAAATGATAAAGTCAAAATTAAATAG